The Desulfobulbaceae bacterium genome window below encodes:
- a CDS encoding DUF342 domain-containing protein, with protein sequence MSKSRDKRSLDSLDDIYLEAIKTSESENRDESVLSEDFLSGTVFSAGIRAESDSESSYGQLVIHSLAEHDPAWFGKEVAISADKMRVTVKVSLGNRLSAYQLNYGLEQLGVTHGVLWQALTEVERYSKSGIQGEVLVARGTPAESRRSVNLPEVQRVSAIDGSIFWLAEGVKIDSTLRSVLSLEQIEKIDHSVMIAKAVSSGTVLFSVCQNSAAKSGMNVMGEIIDPDEDFLPVAGDNVRHNEATGVYEAALYGYLVCEEDTISVLPPIWISPDRRSAYYVNCTQIGSPVYPSSDDLLHCLSQLNVQEQTIRKNIIKKLTDRFAQGQLLSAKSVKIAEAIAPRPGRNARYDFFVDIGEMVGPIRSDGTFDLCSRNSVVLVVLGDLIAEKTTVTKGVDGFDVFGEVLKAEDGIDQHVAFDDVVRVEEREGQIFYYAQKNGNIRFSLNKLTIADVYIINGNVDVNTGNIDRQEDLLIKGSVLAGFMVRSKGSIDIAGSIYNGAKVLAGNDITVGEGIIGIDTRVVVLGNLTVVYVQEAEIIVKGDATVLGYIYNAVVRANGTITVVSDPQHGRRSGRIISGLTCSSKAIVVSKAGHPSRSGTVIAIHPDPEHTGQMKKLEEEGRNCRESIARISRSLPFESFDSVVIKKALAQLPEEKRKPLIKLLTTFNNLIKRQQNIELLRKELSGKMLKNLRTGSIQIIQEIRQGTEIQFGDKKICIAEDMGGATFTLYGGEIFW encoded by the coding sequence ATGTCTAAGTCCAGAGATAAACGCTCTCTTGATTCACTAGACGATATCTATCTTGAGGCCATTAAAACCTCAGAGAGCGAGAATCGTGATGAGAGTGTTCTTTCTGAGGATTTTCTGAGTGGAACTGTTTTTAGCGCAGGCATCAGGGCCGAAAGTGATTCCGAAAGCAGTTATGGGCAATTAGTTATTCACTCTCTGGCAGAGCATGACCCCGCCTGGTTTGGCAAGGAAGTGGCTATCTCCGCAGATAAGATGCGGGTGACGGTGAAGGTTTCTCTCGGCAACAGGCTTTCGGCGTATCAGCTTAACTACGGGCTAGAACAACTGGGAGTAACCCATGGTGTCTTATGGCAGGCCCTTACTGAAGTTGAGCGGTATTCGAAGTCGGGAATTCAAGGCGAAGTGCTGGTTGCCAGGGGGACTCCGGCTGAGTCTAGACGAAGTGTAAACCTTCCGGAAGTTCAGAGAGTATCGGCGATTGATGGATCTATTTTCTGGCTTGCTGAAGGGGTGAAAATTGACAGTACGTTGAGGTCCGTGCTTAGTCTTGAACAGATTGAGAAGATTGATCATTCGGTTATGATTGCCAAGGCGGTCAGTTCCGGCACGGTCTTGTTTTCGGTATGTCAGAATTCTGCGGCCAAATCTGGAATGAATGTCATGGGCGAGATTATTGATCCAGATGAGGACTTCCTTCCGGTTGCAGGGGATAATGTCCGGCACAATGAGGCAACCGGGGTTTATGAAGCAGCTCTCTATGGTTATCTGGTCTGTGAGGAGGATACCATCTCTGTGCTCCCCCCGATCTGGATTTCTCCCGATCGTCGAAGCGCCTATTATGTCAACTGTACTCAAATTGGCTCGCCCGTCTATCCTTCGAGTGACGATCTGCTTCATTGTCTTAGTCAACTGAACGTCCAAGAGCAGACAATTCGGAAAAACATCATCAAAAAGTTGACTGATCGATTTGCCCAAGGACAATTGTTGTCAGCCAAGAGTGTTAAAATTGCCGAGGCTATTGCCCCAAGACCAGGCCGCAATGCCCGTTATGATTTTTTTGTCGATATAGGGGAGATGGTTGGTCCCATTCGTAGCGATGGCACTTTTGATCTTTGTTCGCGGAATTCAGTGGTTCTTGTTGTCCTTGGAGATTTGATTGCCGAAAAAACCACGGTGACCAAGGGAGTTGATGGGTTTGACGTTTTTGGCGAGGTACTTAAAGCTGAAGATGGTATTGATCAGCATGTGGCCTTCGATGACGTAGTCCGAGTCGAAGAACGGGAAGGACAGATTTTTTATTATGCTCAAAAAAACGGGAATATTCGATTTTCACTGAACAAACTGACCATCGCCGATGTTTACATTATTAATGGAAATGTTGATGTGAATACCGGGAATATTGACCGGCAGGAGGATTTGCTGATCAAAGGGTCGGTCTTGGCCGGATTTATGGTCCGTTCAAAGGGTAGTATTGATATTGCAGGGTCGATTTACAACGGTGCGAAGGTGCTGGCCGGCAATGATATTACTGTTGGTGAGGGCATTATCGGCATTGATACAAGAGTTGTGGTTTTGGGGAATCTCACAGTTGTTTATGTGCAGGAGGCCGAGATCATTGTCAAGGGAGATGCCACAGTTTTAGGGTATATTTATAATGCTGTGGTGCGGGCTAATGGAACCATTACAGTAGTGAGTGATCCTCAACATGGGAGGAGGAGTGGTCGGATTATCAGCGGGTTGACCTGTTCCTCCAAGGCGATCGTAGTTAGCAAGGCCGGACACCCATCACGATCAGGTACGGTGATTGCTATACATCCTGATCCGGAGCATACTGGGCAGATGAAAAAGCTGGAAGAGGAGGGCCGGAATTGCCGAGAGAGTATCGCTCGGATTTCCCGAAGTTTACCTTTTGAAAGTTTTGACTCTGTCGTGATTAAAAAAGCGCTTGCACAGTTGCCGGAAGAGAAAAGGAAACCATTGATCAAATTGTTGACAACCTTTAATAACCTGATCAAGCGTCAGCAGAATATTGAGTTGTTGCGTAAAGAGCTCAGTGGCAAGATGCTGAAGAACCTTCGCACCGGCTCCATCCAAATTATTCAAGAAATACGCCAAGGCACAGAGATCCAGTTTGGTGACAAAAAGATCTGTATTGCAGAGGACATGGGGGGCGCCACCTTTACTCTCTATGGCGGTGAAATTTTTTGGTAA
- a CDS encoding response regulator: MDTPIVLLVDDEPNILKTLRRLFLDDDYDIHIAGNGREGLNLIEGGLRPMVIISDQRMPEMGGAEFLAKAKALVPESIRMVLTGYADINAAVAAINEGGIYRYILKPWNDDDLRQTVREALRYYHLKAENNALTEELGEKNQRLSEVNEQLEQMVKLRTAELHQKVRELEGRDIVQQYLLKVHSTDEFLNTLLTVVVDVCRVDCAAYFTVNDGDEIERLALQTMTEGADIGGDAVFARIKSCLSLLNRDGDSWDGLIQIFQEGDNVYGVAPVATESKFFGVLVVSRHGSTLISESEMSTVAGFAAQGAIGINDCHVQEQFSDIQTSLDDVLNCFADSDKAKL; this comes from the coding sequence ATGGATACTCCAATTGTATTGTTGGTCGATGATGAACCGAATATCTTGAAGACCTTGCGGCGTCTATTTCTGGATGACGATTACGATATTCATATTGCGGGCAATGGGCGTGAAGGTTTGAATTTGATCGAGGGAGGATTGAGGCCGATGGTCATCATCTCTGATCAGCGAATGCCGGAGATGGGTGGAGCAGAGTTTCTTGCCAAGGCCAAGGCATTGGTGCCGGAAAGTATCCGGATGGTGCTTACCGGCTATGCCGACATCAACGCGGCGGTGGCGGCTATTAATGAGGGCGGGATCTATCGTTATATCTTGAAGCCCTGGAATGATGATGATCTGAGGCAGACAGTCCGTGAAGCCTTGCGTTACTACCATTTAAAAGCAGAGAATAATGCCTTGACTGAAGAGCTTGGTGAGAAAAACCAGCGACTCTCCGAGGTGAATGAACAACTGGAACAGATGGTGAAGCTCCGCACGGCAGAGCTTCACCAAAAAGTTCGTGAGCTTGAAGGTCGTGATATTGTTCAACAATATCTGCTGAAGGTGCACTCGACAGATGAATTTCTCAACACATTATTGACCGTGGTGGTTGATGTGTGCAGGGTGGATTGCGCTGCCTATTTCACGGTTAATGATGGAGATGAAATCGAACGGTTGGCATTGCAGACGATGACGGAGGGCGCTGATATTGGAGGGGATGCAGTTTTTGCTCGGATCAAATCTTGCTTGTCATTATTGAATAGAGACGGTGATAGTTGGGATGGACTGATTCAGATTTTCCAGGAAGGCGACAACGTATACGGGGTGGCGCCGGTGGCGACCGAGAGTAAGTTCTTCGGGGTTCTGGTCGTTTCGAGACACGGCAGTACTCTCATTTCTGAATCTGAGATGTCCACAGTCGCTGGTTTTGCCGCACAAGGCGCTATCGGTATCAATGACTGTCATGTTCAAGAGCAATTTAGTGATATCCAGACATCACTTGATGATGTGTTGAACTGTTTTGCTGATTCAGATAAAGCAAAGCTGTGA
- a CDS encoding response regulator produces MPEVNPKGTKILIVDDEENVRLLVSRIVAGEGYGYEMAADVGEALARLSEDNYSLLISDINMPGQDGIYLLRAARESYPDLAVIMVTAVDNRLTAKETLAMGAYGYVIKPFERNALIINIVNALRRRELEIASKRHSKDLEDLVKQRTVELWQARDETIQRLAKAAEFRDNETAQHTIRVGEYCGILARKMGLTDDFCERIRAAAPLHDVGKIGIPDHILLKPGRLTPEEFEVIKTHCEIGFRILGGSLSEVLSLGSVISLTHHEKYNGTGYPNRLTGEAIPLVGRISAICDVFDALTSKRVYKGAMTVAEAVVLLTEERERHFDPELVDLFVDNLAAMVAIKEKFADGAKS; encoded by the coding sequence ATGCCAGAAGTAAATCCGAAAGGGACTAAAATCTTGATCGTAGATGATGAAGAGAATGTCCGTCTCTTGGTGAGTCGCATTGTTGCTGGTGAAGGGTATGGCTATGAGATGGCTGCTGATGTTGGTGAGGCGCTGGCCAGGCTTTCAGAGGATAACTACAGCCTGTTGATCTCTGATATTAATATGCCGGGCCAGGATGGTATTTACCTGCTTCGGGCCGCCAGAGAGAGCTATCCTGATCTGGCGGTGATTATGGTTACCGCGGTTGATAATCGTCTCACCGCCAAGGAAACTTTGGCTATGGGGGCCTATGGCTATGTGATCAAGCCTTTCGAGCGTAACGCCTTGATCATAAATATTGTCAACGCCCTGCGCCGCCGGGAGTTGGAGATTGCCAGTAAACGCCACAGTAAGGACTTGGAGGATCTCGTTAAGCAACGGACAGTGGAGTTGTGGCAAGCCCGTGATGAGACTATCCAAAGGTTGGCCAAGGCTGCGGAGTTTCGGGATAACGAAACTGCTCAACACACCATCCGGGTTGGTGAGTATTGCGGGATTCTGGCTCGGAAGATGGGCTTGACAGATGATTTCTGTGAACGTATTCGTGCCGCAGCCCCGCTGCATGATGTGGGAAAGATTGGTATTCCCGATCATATCCTCTTGAAACCAGGGAGGTTGACCCCGGAAGAGTTCGAGGTCATCAAGACTCATTGCGAAATCGGCTTCCGGATTCTGGGGGGGTCTTTGTCCGAGGTCTTGAGCCTGGGCTCGGTTATCTCCCTGACTCATCATGAAAAATACAATGGGACCGGGTATCCTAATCGCCTTACCGGAGAGGCGATCCCGCTGGTGGGACGTATATCCGCCATTTGTGACGTGTTCGATGCTCTGACTTCAAAACGGGTGTACAAGGGGGCAATGACCGTGGCCGAAGCTGTTGTTCTCCTGACAGAAGAGCGTGAGCGTCATTTCGATCCTGAACTGGTCGATCTCTTTGTGGACAATTTGGCAGCGATGGTGGCGATTAAGGAAAAATTTGCTGATGGCGCAAAATCATGA
- a CDS encoding response regulator, whose product MGGAQQGELITKFGENGRLLVFAEDPGLLASVTDQLSGLGYSWDAVKSKSEAEERLIAVPYDLVIAVIGSASSPDGLAFLAKIKADYPEIGVIVVADRCDCYLLEAMGNKGACDCLDLPLCHNELAGKISRVLRERKLIHAHHDELQTQTVLNGLLLLSMEECSFQEMLQRFLVLITSFPRLGLRPQGAVLLVDEHDPKNLILSAHHNLAPQLLKTCANVPFGRCLCGRAAASGELLFVRHVDEQHENRFDGMLEHGHYCVPIKAADGTLLGVFTLYLPANFHKNLATEETLRAVAAALAGIIRYQRMIRRVTESEARYHAITDAAMDGIIMMDNQGRINFFNPGAERLFGCLGKEAVGYHLQDLIVLAPHTKDDQLSMESFFGFNSTQAVGGKTIKALGRHRQGHEVPLELSLSSLQYNDSWQTVAIVRDISERKRHEEEKDQLNRKLQHAYKMEAIGTLAGGIAHDFNNLLSAILGFSELAMEEVADKSQAREDLEKVISAANRARDLTRQILAFSRQSEKEKTPMKIQLILKEAMKLLRSSIPSNIDIIMNIDQDCPTVLADPGQLHQVIMNLCTNAYYAMKQTGGTLSVELRFLRLTPEEAKSIVGLSSGEYVLLIVADSGPGIQPEIIHKIFDPFFTTKPQGEGTGMGLAIIHGIISELGGAIQVHSQLGQGAEFKVLFPVVKGCDFSLKQLGPCFGAHGAEQILVVDDESSLLEVSARNLTKLGYVITARTSSVEALAAFRAMPNKFDLVLTDQAMPNMTGLDMAREILKIRTLPIILMTGFADVGTPELAKNAGISEVLIKPVALEDLNRSILRHLRSKRREAAASKSIYK is encoded by the coding sequence ATGGGGGGAGCACAGCAGGGGGAGTTAATAACAAAATTCGGCGAAAATGGTCGTCTGTTGGTGTTTGCTGAAGACCCTGGTCTGTTGGCAAGTGTAACTGATCAACTTTCCGGTCTTGGTTATAGCTGGGATGCGGTTAAATCAAAGAGTGAAGCTGAAGAGAGACTGATCGCGGTCCCTTATGATTTAGTTATTGCGGTCATTGGCAGCGCTTCTAGTCCGGACGGGTTGGCATTTCTAGCCAAAATCAAAGCTGATTATCCGGAAATTGGCGTCATTGTGGTTGCAGATCGATGTGATTGTTATTTGCTTGAGGCGATGGGTAATAAGGGGGCTTGCGATTGTCTTGATCTGCCACTTTGTCACAATGAGCTGGCTGGTAAAATTTCCAGGGTCCTCCGGGAGAGGAAGCTTATTCACGCCCATCATGATGAACTGCAAACTCAGACCGTGTTGAATGGCCTGCTCCTGCTATCCATGGAGGAGTGTTCTTTTCAGGAGATGCTTCAACGATTCCTGGTCCTCATCACCTCATTTCCCCGGCTTGGGCTTAGACCTCAAGGGGCAGTGCTTCTGGTCGATGAGCACGATCCTAAAAACCTGATTCTCTCTGCCCACCATAATCTGGCGCCTCAATTGCTTAAGACCTGTGCCAATGTTCCTTTTGGCCGGTGTCTGTGCGGTCGAGCCGCAGCCAGCGGGGAGTTGCTCTTTGTTCGACATGTTGACGAACAGCATGAAAATCGGTTTGATGGCATGTTAGAGCACGGTCATTATTGTGTGCCGATTAAAGCGGCTGATGGTACGCTTCTGGGTGTTTTCACCTTGTACCTGCCCGCTAATTTTCATAAGAACTTGGCGACCGAAGAGACATTGAGAGCAGTGGCCGCAGCTCTTGCCGGGATCATTCGGTATCAGAGGATGATCCGGAGAGTCACGGAGAGTGAGGCCCGATATCATGCTATTACCGATGCCGCCATGGATGGTATTATTATGATGGACAATCAGGGCCGGATCAACTTTTTCAATCCAGGGGCGGAACGGTTGTTCGGATGCCTCGGCAAGGAGGCTGTTGGTTACCACCTGCAGGATCTGATCGTGCTTGCTCCTCACACCAAGGACGATCAGTTGTCCATGGAAAGTTTCTTTGGATTTAATTCGACACAGGCTGTTGGAGGTAAGACCATTAAGGCGCTAGGTCGGCATCGACAGGGTCATGAAGTGCCTCTTGAGTTATCGCTCTCATCATTGCAGTATAATGACTCCTGGCAGACAGTAGCCATTGTCAGGGATATTTCTGAGCGGAAGCGACATGAAGAGGAAAAGGACCAATTAAACCGCAAGCTGCAACATGCTTACAAGATGGAGGCAATTGGCACTTTAGCTGGTGGGATTGCCCATGATTTCAATAATTTGCTGTCTGCGATCCTCGGTTTTTCCGAGTTGGCCATGGAAGAGGTCGCGGATAAATCTCAGGCCAGAGAAGACCTGGAAAAAGTTATCAGCGCGGCAAACCGTGCCCGAGATCTCACGCGGCAGATTCTGGCCTTCAGTCGTCAGTCGGAGAAAGAGAAGACCCCGATGAAGATCCAGTTGATTCTCAAGGAGGCGATGAAACTTCTGCGCTCCTCTATCCCCAGTAACATCGATATCATTATGAATATTGATCAGGATTGTCCGACTGTGCTGGCAGATCCTGGTCAGCTTCATCAGGTAATCATGAACCTCTGCACCAACGCCTATTATGCCATGAAGCAAACGGGTGGCACGCTGAGTGTTGAACTTCGTTTCTTACGGTTAACTCCGGAAGAGGCAAAGAGTATCGTTGGCTTAAGTTCTGGTGAGTATGTGTTGTTAATCGTAGCTGACAGTGGTCCTGGTATTCAGCCTGAGATTATTCATAAAATTTTTGACCCTTTTTTTACCACCAAACCACAGGGTGAAGGTACGGGTATGGGGCTGGCTATTATTCATGGTATTATAAGTGAACTGGGAGGTGCGATTCAGGTGCACAGTCAGCTCGGGCAGGGGGCGGAGTTCAAGGTCTTATTCCCGGTGGTAAAAGGATGTGATTTTAGCCTCAAGCAACTAGGGCCATGTTTTGGCGCCCATGGTGCTGAGCAGATTCTTGTGGTGGACGATGAGAGCAGCTTGCTTGAAGTCAGCGCCAGGAATCTCACCAAATTAGGGTATGTAATTACGGCCCGTACCAGCAGTGTCGAGGCCTTGGCTGCTTTTCGCGCCATGCCGAATAAGTTTGACCTGGTACTGACCGATCAGGCTATGCCCAATATGACAGGACTGGATATGGCCAGGGAGATTTTGAAGATCCGAACCTTACCCATTATCCTGATGACTGGTTTTGCCGATGTTGGCACACCGGAGTTGGCCAAGAATGCCGGAATCTCGGAAGTCCTGATTAAGCCAGTTGCTTTAGAGGATTTGAATCGCTCTATCCTTCGCCATTTGAGAAGTAAGAGGCGGGAGGCAGCTGCCTCTAAATCCATATACAAGTGA
- a CDS encoding response regulator encodes MASKHQRILVVDKDLAHGKAIAQALAQAFVSELDTTVKVASTIKEFKHLIAVPASQRPDLVIMDLDLPDGSAHEIISPSWEEGMFPVLLMIDPDRVESVMKAMPAGVVDFVVKAPWTAVTMPHKARSVLREWRLFNERRTSLGVIQQLAYGWQRTFDAIPYPVFMRNMEGVITQCNQAMLDFYDKAKDEIVGFYCWEIVHDTGTAIHQCPMPSMLESRQREIVILTVDDRIFQVSVDPVADNDGVIIGAVHSMEDITDRQHAEETLRAQEAELAAIYENAPFVMMLVDNQCKVRKLNRRSLSLAGINHLTIGDQRGGEILGCFHAFSIPDARGYEPSCRDCTISLTVRDTIESGNSHHQVEVMVTMEVEGKTMEVPFLLSTSRIILRGEAMALVSFVNIRQLKQAEEELGQINERMTSVMDSLNALIYVADMSTYEILFINKYGRDIWGNIEGQICWQSLQSGQDGPCAFCSNERLLDENGFPTGVYVWEFQNTKTGRWYDCRDQAIRWNDGRMVRIEIATDITERKLSEEQIRHSQKMDTIGTLAGGIAHDFNNILTSILGFANLAHDDLSPESQTYKDIQQVISAGERAKELVKQILTFSRQRTEECQPVQASLLIKEALKLLRSSIPATIAIRDYVTAKDQTILIDPTKLHQVVMNLCTNAYQSMKQGGTLSVSLEPLVVTEGDLFGHDEVPAGEYLRLAVQDTGCGMDQSTIERIFEPYFTTKDKENGTGLGLSVVHGIVRNSNGFISVQSVLGQGSEFQVIWPMMKKGATLHTQGIAKSSLPRGTEHILLVDDEPGVLTISERALRSLGYTVTSRTCASDAIKEFGERPEQFALVITDYAMPEMDGLVMAQKLLAISSGVKIILSTGFSDVLTKDTMVNSAIQRVLLKPVLRRDLALAVRSVIDNR; translated from the coding sequence ATGGCAAGTAAGCATCAGAGAATTTTGGTTGTTGATAAGGATCTCGCTCATGGCAAGGCCATAGCCCAGGCCTTAGCCCAGGCCTTTGTTTCAGAACTTGATACCACAGTTAAAGTTGCATCCACCATTAAAGAGTTTAAACACCTGATTGCAGTTCCTGCTTCTCAACGACCGGATCTGGTTATTATGGACTTGGATCTGCCTGATGGAAGCGCTCACGAAATCATATCTCCTTCATGGGAGGAAGGCATGTTCCCGGTGTTGCTGATGATTGATCCAGACCGGGTGGAAAGTGTAATGAAGGCCATGCCTGCCGGTGTGGTTGACTTTGTTGTTAAAGCGCCATGGACTGCCGTGACTATGCCTCATAAGGCACGTTCCGTGCTTCGTGAATGGCGATTGTTCAATGAGCGGAGAACGTCTTTAGGTGTTATTCAGCAGTTGGCCTATGGCTGGCAGCGTACCTTTGATGCTATTCCCTATCCCGTATTCATGCGCAACATGGAAGGGGTTATTACGCAATGTAATCAGGCGATGCTGGATTTCTACGATAAAGCTAAAGATGAGATAGTTGGTTTCTATTGCTGGGAGATTGTCCACGATACCGGGACGGCGATTCACCAATGCCCAATGCCGTCTATGCTTGAGTCACGGCAGAGGGAGATTGTGATCTTGACTGTGGATGACAGGATCTTTCAGGTCTCAGTGGATCCAGTGGCCGATAATGACGGAGTAATTATCGGTGCAGTCCACAGTATGGAGGATATTACCGACCGGCAACATGCGGAGGAGACCTTACGGGCCCAAGAGGCAGAGCTTGCCGCCATCTACGAGAATGCGCCTTTTGTGATGATGTTGGTGGATAACCAGTGCAAGGTGCGCAAGTTAAATCGTCGTTCACTCTCCCTGGCAGGCATAAATCATCTGACGATAGGTGACCAGCGTGGTGGCGAAATCCTGGGCTGTTTTCATGCCTTTAGTATTCCCGACGCTCGTGGCTATGAGCCTTCTTGTCGGGATTGCACGATTTCTCTTACAGTCAGAGATACAATCGAGTCGGGGAATAGTCATCACCAGGTTGAAGTTATGGTTACCATGGAGGTGGAAGGCAAGACGATGGAAGTCCCCTTTCTACTTTCCACCTCCCGGATTATCTTGCGCGGCGAAGCCATGGCTCTGGTCAGTTTTGTCAATATCCGCCAACTCAAACAGGCGGAAGAGGAGTTAGGGCAGATTAACGAGCGGATGACCTCAGTTATGGATAGTCTTAACGCTTTGATCTATGTTGCAGATATGTCCACCTATGAAATTCTCTTTATCAATAAATATGGGCGTGATATTTGGGGTAATATCGAGGGACAGATCTGCTGGCAGTCATTACAGAGCGGCCAGGATGGTCCATGTGCCTTTTGTTCCAACGAGAGGTTGTTGGACGAGAATGGGTTTCCGACCGGTGTTTATGTCTGGGAGTTTCAAAATACCAAAACCGGTCGGTGGTATGATTGCCGGGATCAGGCCATCCGTTGGAACGATGGCCGGATGGTGCGCATTGAGATCGCGACAGACATCACAGAAAGGAAGCTCAGTGAGGAGCAAATCCGCCATTCACAGAAGATGGATACTATTGGCACCTTGGCTGGGGGTATTGCCCATGATTTTAATAATATCCTGACCTCGATCCTGGGCTTCGCCAATCTTGCCCATGACGATTTGTCACCGGAGAGTCAGACATATAAGGATATTCAACAAGTTATTTCTGCCGGGGAGCGGGCTAAGGAACTGGTCAAACAGATTCTTACCTTCAGCCGTCAACGCACCGAGGAGTGTCAGCCGGTTCAGGCCAGTCTGTTGATCAAGGAGGCTTTGAAGCTACTGCGTTCCTCCATTCCGGCTACCATTGCTATCAGGGACTATGTCACGGCAAAGGACCAGACTATTCTGATCGATCCCACTAAACTTCACCAGGTGGTGATGAACTTGTGCACCAATGCCTATCAGTCGATGAAACAGGGCGGTACCTTGAGTGTCTCTCTGGAACCACTTGTCGTTACCGAGGGCGATCTGTTTGGTCATGATGAGGTGCCGGCAGGAGAGTACCTGCGATTGGCCGTCCAGGATACCGGTTGCGGTATGGACCAATCCACCATCGAGCGTATTTTTGAGCCCTATTTTACCACCAAGGACAAAGAAAACGGCACCGGTCTTGGCCTGTCGGTCGTTCATGGGATTGTCCGTAATTCCAATGGGTTCATCAGTGTGCAGAGCGTATTAGGGCAAGGGAGTGAGTTCCAGGTAATCTGGCCGATGATGAAAAAGGGTGCGACATTGCACACTCAAGGAATTGCTAAAAGCTCCCTCCCCAGGGGGACCGAGCATATTCTGTTGGTTGATGACGAGCCGGGTGTGTTGACAATCAGTGAACGGGCATTACGTTCCCTTGGCTATACGGTTACCAGTCGTACCTGTGCCTCAGATGCAATCAAAGAGTTTGGAGAGCGCCCGGAGCAGTTTGCCCTGGTAATTACCGATTATGCCATGCCGGAAATGGACGGGTTGGTTATGGCTCAAAAACTTCTTGCTATCAGTTCGGGGGTCAAGATTATCCTTTCTACAGGTTTTAGTGACGTTCTCACTAAGGACACAATGGTAAATTCCGCTATCCAACGAGTGCTTTTGAAGCCCGTCCTGCGTAGAGATTTGGCGCTGGCCGTTCGCTCCGTGATTGACAATAGGTAA